A genomic window from Centroberyx gerrardi isolate f3 chromosome 14, fCenGer3.hap1.cur.20231027, whole genome shotgun sequence includes:
- the her9 gene encoding hairy-related 9 isoform X1, which produces MPADTMEKQTASPIAGAPANGSHTPDKPKNASEHRKSSKPIMEKRRRARINESLGQLKTLILDALKKDSSRHSKLEKADILEMTVKHLRNLQRVQMTAALSADATVLSKYRAGFNECMNEVTRFLSTSEGVNTEVRSRLLNHLSSCMGQMISMNYPQQAPSQQAHLAQPLHVQLPSTLPINGASMGPKLSPTEAISPKVFGGFQLVPATDGQFAFLIPNPAFASATAPVIPLYANAGVPVAVNASPVHGSSAPTAASPVHGMTSFSGVSQAVSPVGVSTGSESNEPVWRPW; this is translated from the exons ATGCCAGCAGACACTATGGAAAAGCAGACGGCATCTCCTATTGCCGGTGCTCCTGCAAACGGATCACACACGCCGGACAAACCCAAAAATGCCAGCGAGCATAGAAAA tcatCCAAACCGATCATGGAAAAACGTCGGAGAGCGAGAATAAACGAAAGCCTCGGTCAACTCAAGACACTCATCCTGGACGCACTTAAAAAAGAT AGCTCCAGACATTCAAAGCTGGAGAAAGCAGATATACTGGAGATGACAGTCAAGCACTTGAGGAACCTGCAGCGCGTACAAATGACCG CAGCGCTGTCAGCAGACGCCACCGTCCTGAGCAAATACAGAGCCGGATTCAACGAGTGCATGAACGAGGTCACTCGCTTCCTCTCCACCTCGGAGGGGGTGAACACGGAGGTGCGGTCGAGGCTCCTCAACCACCTGTCCAGCTGCATGGGCCAGATGATCTCCATGAACTACCCGCAGCAGGCGCCCTCCCAGCAGGCGCACCTCGCACAGCCTCTCCATGTGCAGCTCCCATCCACGCTGCCCATCAACGGCGCCTCCATGGGCCCCAAACTCAGTCCCACGGAGGCCATCTCTCCCAAGGTGTTCGGTGGCTTCCAGCTGGTGCCTGCAACCGATGGACAGTTCGCATTTTTGATCCCTAACCCGGCCTTTGCCTCCGCCACGGCCCCCGTCATCCCCCTGTACGCAAACGCGGGAGTGCCCGTTGCAGTCAACGCCAGTCCGGTGCACGGCAGCTCGGCACCGACAGCAGCGTCTCCGGTCCACGGCATGACCTCTTTCTCCGGGGTGTCCCAGGCCGTCAGTCCGGTCGGGGTCAGCACCGGGTCGGAGAGCAACGAGCCTGTGTGGCGGCCGTGGTAG
- the her9 gene encoding hairy-related 9 isoform X2, with amino-acid sequence MPADTMEKQTASPIAGAPANGSHTPDKPKNASEHRKSSKPIMEKRRRARINESLGQLKTLILDALKKDSSRHSKLEKADILEMTVKHLRNLQRVQMTALSADATVLSKYRAGFNECMNEVTRFLSTSEGVNTEVRSRLLNHLSSCMGQMISMNYPQQAPSQQAHLAQPLHVQLPSTLPINGASMGPKLSPTEAISPKVFGGFQLVPATDGQFAFLIPNPAFASATAPVIPLYANAGVPVAVNASPVHGSSAPTAASPVHGMTSFSGVSQAVSPVGVSTGSESNEPVWRPW; translated from the exons ATGCCAGCAGACACTATGGAAAAGCAGACGGCATCTCCTATTGCCGGTGCTCCTGCAAACGGATCACACACGCCGGACAAACCCAAAAATGCCAGCGAGCATAGAAAA tcatCCAAACCGATCATGGAAAAACGTCGGAGAGCGAGAATAAACGAAAGCCTCGGTCAACTCAAGACACTCATCCTGGACGCACTTAAAAAAGAT AGCTCCAGACATTCAAAGCTGGAGAAAGCAGATATACTGGAGATGACAGTCAAGCACTTGAGGAACCTGCAGCGCGTACAAATGACCG CGCTGTCAGCAGACGCCACCGTCCTGAGCAAATACAGAGCCGGATTCAACGAGTGCATGAACGAGGTCACTCGCTTCCTCTCCACCTCGGAGGGGGTGAACACGGAGGTGCGGTCGAGGCTCCTCAACCACCTGTCCAGCTGCATGGGCCAGATGATCTCCATGAACTACCCGCAGCAGGCGCCCTCCCAGCAGGCGCACCTCGCACAGCCTCTCCATGTGCAGCTCCCATCCACGCTGCCCATCAACGGCGCCTCCATGGGCCCCAAACTCAGTCCCACGGAGGCCATCTCTCCCAAGGTGTTCGGTGGCTTCCAGCTGGTGCCTGCAACCGATGGACAGTTCGCATTTTTGATCCCTAACCCGGCCTTTGCCTCCGCCACGGCCCCCGTCATCCCCCTGTACGCAAACGCGGGAGTGCCCGTTGCAGTCAACGCCAGTCCGGTGCACGGCAGCTCGGCACCGACAGCAGCGTCTCCGGTCCACGGCATGACCTCTTTCTCCGGGGTGTCCCAGGCCGTCAGTCCGGTCGGGGTCAGCACCGGGTCGGAGAGCAACGAGCCTGTGTGGCGGCCGTGGTAG